One Nymphaea colorata isolate Beijing-Zhang1983 chromosome 12, ASM883128v2, whole genome shotgun sequence genomic window, GCATCCAGATAAATTTCTGAACTGAGCTCATTGAAATTTCTGATCCTGTGCCGTTCTCTCATTTGATTCGTTCCCTCGCTCCTACAACCAAGAAGCCTGCGACGTTCAAAATATCACGAGGAAGTTGGACAGTAAATAAACCACATAGATGACTAAGCCCCAATGAGAAAATTTTGCAGTAGCACACCTCATACCTGCTTCCCCAGTTGATAAAGCTAATAGCAGCAAACGTTTCAGATCAGACAACAGCTATTAATGCCTGTTAAGCTTACATATAACCATGTCAGGTTTAGGCTTGGCATCGCTTTCTGTTTTCTCTGCATATACAAGTTAGGCAATCACATTCATTGAGGGAATAGAaaattttagataaatattAGTTTTAGACATCGAAAGCAAATTGTTCTTTTGAAGTTATAAGAAGGTTGATTTGTACCTCCAAGCCCTGTAACATGTTACAGCAAATGTTGATAACAATACCAAACAATAACACCAGGAAAATCTAAGGATCACGAGCGGCCTTCTTGAAATTCTGTAACCTGCTGTAAATAGCCACAAAGTCTGCCACGGCTTCCCCTATCTGTTATAAACTCTAGCGAAGCAATGTGGAATGATAAGCAGCTGCAAAGCAACAGAAatgggaaaaaggaagaaaaaaaaaaggccaagtCAATGGAGAGAGTATTGCATGAGATGAAAACGTATATAGACTATATTCTAATTTCAACGTTCTTGAGTTAAAGAATTCATGGAGCTACATATTTCTGTTCATGCGGGCACAACTGAATCTTGAACAGGCAGATCCGTTGAGTGAAATTTCCAGAGGAAGTCCCAATATTTGTTTAGCATGTGGTCATCGGGACGAACATCCATCCACCTTCCTGTACAAAATATCGCATATGCATCGGCTGCATACCTGCAGAGAAATTCTCCCAGTTAGTGACTAAAAGAATCAATCGTCCTCATTACTGAAGCGTCCATGGTGAAGATGTTTTGAGTTTAATTCCTCAAAATCCACAGGTCATATATTCTACTTAAACTAAATTTCTAGACCTAAGTACCGTTCATTAAATATGCTACATACTTCCCAATGCCATGTAGTTCCGTCACGTGGGTCCATCCCGTGGTTgcatattcaaaagaaaagcgTTGAAGTATCTCTGCCCGTTTCTTCTGCAAGCCAAGAGATTGTGTCACTCTTTCTATTTCACGAGCACGAGTTGACATCATTGTCAAAGGGTCAGGACAGAGATCGAACAGATCCTCTATAACTCTCTTTGTCTGCAAGACGCAAACAAATAATGAGATTGAGTTAGTACACATGAAAGTAAACAGGAACAGAGCTTCTTATAAAATAGTCTGTCTACAACACTGAGACAGATTAGCACAAGTTCGTAGCATGAAAATGGAACCCATAATTCTCTGCATTTCTTCTGACAATCTGAATAAATGTACAAAGCAGCTGAATGAACAATTACAGATGTTATTAACTAATTACTAAGTTACAGATGCTATTGATTCACCAGTAAACTATGTTCGTCCCGGGAGTGACATCATTAGCAAATGTCCAAGGTTTTTCACAATAATAAATCAAACTTTTAAGGCATTCATGGAACGCAAGATACAACGAGGCGATTCCTAAGTGAACCTGAGTGCCGGACGTATGATTGAGGCAGATGCAGATAACTAACACTTTCCATGGGTCATCGTAATATTGTTCTTGCATAAGACAAAATGGGGAGGGAGGCGGGACCCAGTTGTTGTCTGACGTCCTCCTTTTATAAGCATCCATAGTCTTTTGTTTCTTCGTTAGCACAAAAGACTTAACTCGTCTTCTTTTGATATTGCTATCCTTAACTACTTCTGGAAAAGGTGATGGCTGTGAAGGTGGTGCTGCTGATGATGTTGTGGAGCTTCTCCTTTTCCCACCCTTTTTGGaaccttcattttcttcaactcTGCTGAAGTACGGAGAGACGATCCGGATTTGACTATCACTGGCTCTCTTGGACGGAGTTGACATGCCAACGTTCCCACTTCTCCCCTTCGGTTTTTTCTTGTTGCTCCCAACCGTTTTCTTCGCTTCTTTGATTCTTTCACAATGTGGAGACATCCTTCCGACGAGAGATCCTGCAGCGCTGTCGGCAGATGTTGATGGCAATACACCGAAGTCTTCAGGGCTGCCTTGATTTGCTGCCACCCTTCCTGTCTCCATCTTTCTCTTCGCAACTCCCTTCCCAGCTTCACTGCAGTTCACCTTTTTGCTGCAATTAACATCTGGGGAAACCAAATCACCAATCTCCATAGGCaatcttttctgaattttgaaatTCCCTGTTAAGGGTGCTCCGAGTTCCTCCACCCTTCTTCTTTTCGGTGAATTCGCCATAGCGCGGGAGAAGTACGGAGAAACAACGATCGGTGGAGGAGGCGGTTGGCTCgagttttttgttcttcttcttctttctctcctgCCATTTCCATCACCACCCTTCTCACCcatcgccttcttcttcttataattttccttctctttggTTCCTTCTTCTGCGTGAGAGAAATAGCGAGAGAACACTTTAGCCCGCTTCTCACAGACAATTCCCTCCTTTTGAGGTATTGCCCGCATCTTTCCTCTTTACCCGTCAAAGCCGGTGCGTGAGAGTAGATTGTACCTGTCAAAGCCGCTTCGTGAAAGTGAGCAAGGGTAAGAGGCGAAGGAGAGGCAACGAAAGGGTAAGGGGAAGGCGAAGAAAAACGAGGGAGGAGGGCGGGTTTTGAAAGCGCCATCTCCTCGAGCGACAGACGGAAAATCCATCGCCAAAGCAACTCTCCACCCTTCTCCGCCGTTCCCCACCACCGTCCAACTCACTGACTATAGGAAGGTAGAGAGAGATACGGGGGGAGCGAGGCGCGTAccttgagagagagacagacagaaacagagacagagacagacagaaacagagacagagacagagacagagagtaACCCAAAGGCTTCTACAGCTGCTGCTCCGCTGCTCGGATGGTGGTCTGCTGCCGAGGGGGAGGAGGATACCACCGCTGCTCTGCGCTGATGTGCTCTTCGTTGATGGGCACCGCGACgatgccctaacgggcaaacaCATAAACACCCGGAAGTGAAGA contains:
- the LOC116265991 gene encoding methyl-CpG-binding domain protein 4-like protein, whose product is MRAIPQKEGIVCEKRAKVFSRYFSHAEEGTKEKENYKKKKAMGEKGGDGNGRRERRRRTKNSSQPPPPPIVVSPYFSRAMANSPKRRRVEELGAPLTGNFKIQKRLPMEIGDLVSPDVNCSKKVNCSEAGKGVAKRKMETGRVAANQGSPEDFGVLPSTSADSAAGSLVGRMSPHCERIKEAKKTVGSNKKKPKGRSGNVGMSTPSKRASDSQIRIVSPYFSRVEENEGSKKGGKRRSSTTSSAAPPSQPSPFPEVVKDSNIKRRRVKSFVLTKKQKTMDAYKRRTSDNNWVPPPSPFCLMQEQYYDDPWKVLVICICLNHTSGTQTKRVIEDLFDLCPDPLTMMSTRAREIERVTQSLGLQKKRAEILQRFSFEYATTGWTHVTELHGIGKYAADAYAIFCTGRWMDVRPDDHMLNKYWDFLWKFHSTDLPVQDSVVPA